The following proteins are encoded in a genomic region of Hemibagrus wyckioides isolate EC202008001 linkage group LG29, SWU_Hwy_1.0, whole genome shotgun sequence:
- the LOC131349045 gene encoding mitogen-activated protein kinase kinase kinase 11, with the protein MEPLKNIFTRGTLSPWKNLEQSQKGNFTNPVWTALFDYEATGKDELTLRKGDVVEVLSLDSEISGDEGWWAGKVNNKVGIFPSNYVSLKPSGYGKIPGPSVTGEIGPAVELQFEPEVLDFRELSLQEVIGVGGFGKVYRGTWRGELVAVKAARQDPDEDISVTTQNVRNEARLFAMLTHPNIIALKGVCLQEPNMCLIMEYASGGPLSRALAGRRIAPHILVNWAVQIARGMLYLHSEAIVTVIHRDLKSNNILLAQPIEKNGIEGNTLKITDFGLAREWQKTTKMSTAGTYAWMAPEVIKSSTFSKGSDVWSYGVLLWELLTGEAPYRGIDGLAVAYGVAVNKLTLPIPSTCPEPFAQLMSACWDQDPHHRPSFASILSQLCALEQQVMEEMPQDSFHSLQDDWRLEIQGMFDELRAKEKELRCREEELKRAALEQKSHEEFLRLREQQLAQWEQDVFERELSLLILHVNQNQEKPKVKKRKGTFKKHKLKLKNGEKISMPQDFIHKITVQASPGLEKRRNSPDLGSPSIGPRFRAIQLSPSESKWSSVWPLESLPLKANGERKLAPHWSPQSPKSPKSPKVQRLSPQESGLSMRARLLALDSNENGDSKDDFEEYRPTTPEPSQNGSNSVKEPSWTVLPEEDSGSEEGYLSPRSSPNLDCRSSVPPHTKITHRALLSGAALLASVALGRHLEPQHPPTPPPRTSHRTNVPALELAREQPPLVVLDLPTDPILVGDLITFSTDSLPQALLVENKPLPLTPPPPNPRERDRSNQKTVQHSSAEWIANGETESESMNQIGDRRRRSSQGLSSQLVLDLPLCQDTMEADEKSPVPFALYPDPRLWSPKTRRLEVNIIPRPRPSPNRPRIDPWSFISAGGMEKCSSRHAISTSSPTSPRLGYRPSPTNPFTNCDPFPSPDCDPFSLKADPSINADLPSPFDPFSAPFPVSRSAPCSTNGSPNLSLRVAPLNPADAPFLDLGWAGVNKPIGVAKEKVFPRKTLGLSPFKSPTKQRDDVF; encoded by the exons ATGGAGCCTCTGAAGAACATATTTACGCGCGGCACGCTGTCCCCCTGGAAAAATCTGGAGCAATCCCAGAAAGGGAACTTCACCAACCCGGTGTGGACAGCGCTGTTTGATTATGAGGCGACCGGCAAAGACGAGCTCACCCTGCGCAAGGGCGACGTGGTGGAAGTTCTGTCTTTAGACTCGGAAATTTCCGGGGATGAAGGCTGGTGGGCTGGAAAGGTCAACAACAAGGTGGGAATCTTCCCTTCCAATTACGTCTCGCTCAAACCTAGCGGATATGGAAAGATCCCGGGTCCCAGTGTGACGGGGGAAATCGGGCCGGCAGTGGAGCTGCAGTTCGAGCCGGAGGTGCTGGATTTCCGGGAGCTCAGCTTGCAAGAGGTGATCGGGGTCGGCGGATTTGGGAAGGTCTACCGCGGCACATGGCGAGGGGAGCTAGTGGCGGTCAAGGCCGCGCGCCAGGACCCGGACGAGGACATCAGCGTGACGACGCAGAACGTGCGCAACGAGGCGCGCCTCTTCGCCATGCTCACGCACCCCAACATCATCGCGCTCAAAGGAGTGTGCTTGCAGGAGCCCAACATGTGCTTGATCATGGAGTACGCGTCCGGTGGACCTCTGAGCCGTGCTCTGGCAGGGAGACGCATCGCGCCACACATTCTGGTCAACTGGGCCGTGCAGATCGCCAGAGGCATGCTGTACCTCCACAGCGAGGCTATAGTCACTGTCATTCACAGAGACCTCAAATCAAACAACA tcctccTGGCTCAGCCGATAGAGAAGAACGGGATAGAGGGAAACACTCTGAAGATCACGGATTTCGGCTTGGCGCGAGAGTGGCAGAAGACCACCAAGATGAGCACAGCGGGGACGTACGCCTGGATGGCACCGGAGGTCATCAAATCCTCCACTTTCTCCAAGGGCAGTGACGTGTGGAG ctaTGGAGTTTTATTATGGGAGTTACTCACAGGCGAGGCTCCGTACAGAGGGATTGATGGTCTGGCTGTGGCCTATGGAGTGGCAGTAAATAAACTGACTCTGCCCATCCCCTCCACCTGTCCTGAACCCTTTGCCCAACTCATGTCAg catgtTGGGATCAGGACCCCCACCACAGACCCAGCTTTGCCTCCATTTTGTCTCAGCTGTGTGCTCTGGAGCAGCAGGTGATGGAAGAGATGCCTCAGGACTCCTTCCACTCCCTGCAGGACGACTGGAGACTGGAGATCCAGGGCATGTTCGACGAGCTGCGTGCTAAAGAAAAG GAGCTGCGATGTCGTGAAGAGGAGCTGAAGCGTGCCGCTCTGGAGCAGAAATCTCACGAGGAGTTTCTGCGTCTGCGAGAGCAGCAGCTGGCCCAATGGGAGCAGGATGTGTTTGAGAGGGAGCTCTCACTCCTCATTCTCCACGTAAACCAAAACCAGGAGAAACCCAAGGTCAAGAAGCGCAAAGGAACCTTCAAGAAGCACAAGCTGAAATTAAAAAATGGGGAGAAGATCAGTATGCCACAAG ATTTCATCCACAAAATCACCGTGCAGGCTTCTCCTGGTCTGGAGAAAAGACGAAATTCTCCCGATTTGGGTTCTCCTTCCATCGGTCCACGTTTCCGTGCCATCCAAC TGAGCCCCAGTGAAAGTAAGTGGAGCTCGGTGTGGCCGCTGGAATCTCTTCCTCTGAAGGCTAACGGTGAGAGGAAGCTTGCTCCTCATTGGAGTCCTCAAAGCCCTAAAAGCCCCAAGAGCCCCAAAGTGCAGCGCCTGAGTCCGCAGGAGAGCGG ACTGTCTATGAGAGCTCGGCTCTTGGCTTTGGACAGCAACGAGAACGGAGACTCCAAAGACGACTTTGAGGAGTACCGACCCACCACACCTGAACCAAGCCAAAATG GCTCTAACTCGGTCAAGGAACCTTCATGGACAGTTCTTCCAGAGGAGGACTCCGGGAGTGAAGAGGGATATTTGTCTCCTCGTAGTTCTCCGAACCTAGACTGTCGCTCCAGTGTTCCACCTCATACTAAAATCACTCACCGTGCCTTGCTCAGTGGCGCTGCTCTTCTCGCCTCCGTGGCTCTGGGACGCCATCTGGAACCCCAGCACCCACCAACACCCCCTCCACGAACATCCCATAGAACTAATGTTCCTGCTCTGGAGTTAGCCCGAGAACAGCCTCCGCTGGTTGTGTTGGACTTACCCACGGATCCCATCTTGGTTGGGGACCTTATCACATTTAGTACAGATTCTCTGCCCCAAGCGCTTCTTGTTGAGAATAAGCCATTACCTTTGACCCCACCTCCTCCTAACcccagagagagggacaggtcAAACCAAAAGACTGTCCAGCATAGCTCTGCTGAGTGGATCGCCAATGGAGAGACCGAGAGTGAGAGTATGAACCAGATTGGTGACAGAAGGAGAAGATCTAGTCAGGGACTTTCATCACAACTAG TGTTGGATCTACCATTGTGTCAAGATACTATGGAAGCAGATGAGAAATCCCCGGTCCCGTTCGCTCTTTACCCCGATCCTCGTCTTTGGAGCCCTAAAACACGGCGCCTGGAGGTAAACATCATACCGCGACCTCGTCCGTCCCCTAACCGACCCCGGATAGACCCCTGGAGCTTCATTTCAGCTGGTGGGATGGAGAAATGCAGCTCACGGCATGCCATTTCAACTAGCAGCCCCACGAGTCCAAGACTGGGGTACAGACCCTCACCTACCAACCCCTTCACGAATTGTGACCCCTTCCCTTCCCCTGACTGTGATCCCTTCAGTCTGAAAGCTGACCCATCTATAAACGCTGATCTTCCTTCACCATTTGATCCATTCTCTGCCCCTTTTCCTGTTTCTCGCTCCGCACCATGTTCCACCAACGGGAGTCCCAACCTCTCTCTCAGGGTCGCCCCACTGAACCCTGCTGACGCCCCGTTCCTAGACCTGGGTTGGGCAGGGGTCAACAAGCCCATAGGTGTTGCCAAAGAGAAAGTTTTCCCCAGAAAGACTCTGGGGCTTAGTCCCTTCAAGTCGCCCACGAAACAAAGAGACGACGTATTCTGA
- the drap1 gene encoding dr1-associated corepressor isoform X2, giving the protein MPSKKKKYNARFPPARIKKIMQTDEEIGKVAAAVPVIISRALELFLESLLTKACHVTQSRNAKTMTTSHLKQCIELEQQFDFLKDLVAAVPDMQGEGEENHAEGAERIPRRGRKPGSGRKNGGAGAKGKDKKLSGTESEQEDDSEDSETDGDEEDISQPNTHHQAPSHFHSPDMPPPYMPMPVGAPQTALSMPISSFSSQPSVMGMIPPPPATALHKEEHDDDEDYDS; this is encoded by the exons atgccgagcaaaaagaagaaatataacGCCAGATTCCCTCCG GCAAGGATTAAGAAGATCATGCAGACGGATGAAGAAATAGGCAAAGTCGCTGCTGCAGTTCCTGTCATAATCT CCCGAGCGCTGGAACTCTTCCTGGAATCTCTTCTGACAAAAGCGTGCCACGTTACCCAGTCCCGCAACGCCAAAACCATGACCACGTCACACTT GAAACAGTGCATTGAACTGGAGCAGCAGTTCGACTTCCTGAAGGATCTGGTGGCCGCCGTGCCGGATATGCAGGGAGAGGGGGAAGAGAATCACGCAGAGGGAGCAGAAAGAATCCCACGCag AGGTCGAAAGCCTGGCTCAGGACGCAAGAACGGAGGAGCAGGAGCCAAAGGCAAAGACAAGAAGCTGTCAGGCACAGAGTCTGAACAAGAG GACGACTCTGAGGACAGCGAGACAGATGGAGACGAAGAGGACATCTCTcagcccaacacacaccatcaggcACCATCCCATTTTCACag CCCAGACATGCCCCCTCCGTACATGCCCATGCCCGTGGGTGCCCCTCAGACCGCTCTCTCCATGCCCATCAGCTCTTTCAGCTCACAGCCTTCAGTCATGGGGATGATCCCGCCCCCTCCCGCCACGGCGTTGCACAAAGAAGAACACGACGACGACGAAGACTACGACTCTTAG
- the drap1 gene encoding dr1-associated corepressor isoform X1, with amino-acid sequence MPSKKKKYNARFPPARIKKIMQTDEEIGKVAAAVPVIISRALELFLESLLTKACHVTQSRNAKTMTTSHLKQCIELEQQFDFLKDLVAAVPDMQGEGEENHAEGAERIPRRSAFVRSGADAGREGLARSLRSNSSRRCSISLRSGHTKFREVESLAQDARTEEQEPKAKTRSCQAQSLNKRTTLRTARQMETKRTSLSPTHTIRHHPIFTAQTCPLRTCPCPWVPLRPLSPCPSALSAHSLQSWG; translated from the exons atgccgagcaaaaagaagaaatataacGCCAGATTCCCTCCG GCAAGGATTAAGAAGATCATGCAGACGGATGAAGAAATAGGCAAAGTCGCTGCTGCAGTTCCTGTCATAATCT CCCGAGCGCTGGAACTCTTCCTGGAATCTCTTCTGACAAAAGCGTGCCACGTTACCCAGTCCCGCAACGCCAAAACCATGACCACGTCACACTT GAAACAGTGCATTGAACTGGAGCAGCAGTTCGACTTCCTGAAGGATCTGGTGGCCGCCGTGCCGGATATGCAGGGAGAGGGGGAAGAGAATCACGCAGAGGGAGCAGAAAGAATCCCACGCag aagcgcatttgtgaggtcaggcgctgatgctggacgagaaggtctggctcgcagtctccgctctaattcatcccgaaggtgttctatcagtttgaggtcaggacacacgAAGTTtagag AGGTCGAAAGCCTGGCTCAGGACGCAAGAACGGAGGAGCAGGAGCCAAAGGCAAAGACAAGAAGCTGTCAGGCACAGAGTCTGAACAAGAG GACGACTCTGAGGACAGCGAGACAGATGGAGACGAAGAGGACATCTCTcagcccaacacacaccatcaggcACCATCCCATTTTCACag CCCAGACATGCCCCCTCCGTACATGCCCATGCCCGTGGGTGCCCCTCAGACCGCTCTCTCCATGCCCATCAGCTCTTTCAGCTCACAGCCTTCAGTCATGGGGATGA
- the lg29h11orf68 gene encoding UPF0696 protein C11orf68 homolog, whose protein sequence is MEEEDKHPEALSAEDYAAEAMAADLDPWIIFDARKTPRAEFPSWLESNRPSQVSRYGDEISGPVGWIAVYGTIHCPSNGDVSELQESWERLLSSGRAITFQTVKELALNHNVLTGKWLMHLDTGFKVDHAWECVARAILDGKIPMAKVSPREPNSDGKHVICVYNDNFTDEEQVMQLDAAIRATGVKCPLSYKPDVYTYLGIYRNNRWKLCPTIYESKFDLECVPRRSHIINKVTNMEVT, encoded by the coding sequence ATGGAGGAAGAAGACAAGCATCCCGAAGCTCTTTCGGCAGAAGATTACGCCGCCGAGGCTATGGCGGCCGATCTGGATCCTTGGATCATATTCGACGCCCGGAAAACTCCCCGAGCCGAGTTCCCTAGTTGGTTGGAGTCCAATCGTCCTTCGCAGGTGAGCCGCTACGGGGACGAGATCTCGGGGCCTGTAGGATGGATCGCAGTATACGGCACCATCCACTGCCCGAGCAACGGCGACGTCTCGGAATTACAGGAGAGCTGGGAAAGACTTCTCTCCAGCGGCCGTGCCATCACTTTCCAGACCGTAAAAGAGCTCGCTTTGAACCACAACGTGCTGACGGGGAAATGGCTGATGCACCTGGACACGGGTTTTAAAGTGGATCATGCCTGGGAGTGCGTAGCCAGAGCCATCCTGGACGGAAAGATACCCATGGCCAAAGTGAGTCCGCGCGAGCCTAACTCGGACGGCAAGCACGTCATTTGCGTCTACAACGACAACTTCACCGACGAGGAGCAGGTGATGCAGCTGGACGCGGCCATCCGGGCGACGGGCGTCAAATGTCCTCTGTCTTACAAGCCGGACGTCTACACGTACCTGGGGATTTACAGGAATAACCGGTGGAAGCTGTGTCCAACGATTTATGAGAGCAAGTTCGATCTGGAGTGCGTGCCTCGCCGCTCACACATCATCAACAAAGTCACCAACATGGAGGTCACATAA